From the Theropithecus gelada isolate Dixy chromosome 16, Tgel_1.0, whole genome shotgun sequence genome, the window TCTAGCCTCAAGCTCCCTTCCCCAGCAGTAGGGCCTTGCCTGCCTGACCTCTCCCACCTACAGCTGACCACTACCCTGGCCCAGTGAGGGGGCCTTGGTGGGTCAGAACTAGCACCTCCCTGGGGGCAATGTCATCAGCAGCCACAGAAGCTTGCAGAACGTTGCATCATGGAGACTGGGGGCTAGAGGCCTGAGTCTCTGGGGCAAGGGGAAGGATGGGGGCTGGAAGGCTAGGGAATATAGAGATTAGATTGGGACCCCAAGTGTTTGGGTCCATAAGGGCAGAGAACTATGATTAAGGGAGCAGAAAACATAGGTCCCTGAGGAGCAAGTCTGAGGGGAGGGCCGACTTAGCTCTGACCCCTGATGGACACCTGATTCTTGGCCTTGGACCTACGCTAAAAGACCTAGCTTCTTGTCTATGAGGGTTGGGAAGGGAGTGGGCCTCTATCACCTTCTTAGGCCACATAAGAGGAAGGAGGTGATGGGGAAACAGGATATTGCCTTGGGGTTGGCAGGGAGGGGAGGCTTGCAGCAGAGGCTACTTCCAGGCTCAGGCCCAGACTCAGAGTTCTTGCAGGGGAGGATGGCCCCTCCCTGTTAGGCCCGTTCATCTAGTCTGGCTACCTGTGCTGCTAGCCAAGACCTGCCTGCACCCGCCTGGGGGAAGACAAGAGGGCAGAGTCCAGAGGGTGGGGTTGACTGTCTGGTGTCTTCATAAGGTTGGAGAGGACACAGAGCTGAAGGAAGAGGGTCTGCATGCCCTAGTGCTGGGACTCAGGCTGGCTTGGGTGCAGATGTCAGGGCAGCTGGGGCCACTCTGGGGCTAGGGAGTCTCAGCAGGAAGGTCTTGTCAGAAGAGGGATCACGGGTTGGGGGTCTACTGTAGACTTACTCAGATGCCATATCATGGCCCCTTCCCAACTGATCCAGCCTGCTTCCTAAAGGGGAAGGTTGGATGACCACTTTGGGGATGGCTTTTTCTGCTTGCCATGGAAACAGATTCTCCCATCGTATCTGACCACCAGAGCCAGGTTTCTCCTTAATGAGGGGGGCAGGGAGCCCAGGGAaattctccagcctgggagaccccCCACCTCtaactgacttttttcttttaggttCCCCCCAGGGCAACATGCCAGCCCCGTAGCactgcccaccccacccactgTGGTCTGTTGTGCCCCACTGCTGGGGTGCTGGTTCCAATGAGACAGGGCACAGCAAACTCCATCTGGTAAGTCCTGTCTGAGTGGCCGTCTCTCCCCAGCAGTCTTAACTCTGCACCGCATGGTTGGAGATGCTTCATATGATCTGGGTCATGCCCACTCTTCAGAATGGTCCTGTCCAATTCTAAGCACCCCACCATGTGGTGCTTGAGTGGTTCAGCCCTCCTGGTTTATGGACCTCCCTTCTGTCTCCTATAAATGGTTCAGCCCTGTACTTCACCAGCCTCTCCACTACTACCAAAAAATCTTTCCCCCACTATCTCCCTAGTGCTACAACTCAGTTGCTTATTGAATGAAGATGGAGTTTGCAAGCTGAAAAGTGGATATGAGCTACCCTGGAGGAATTTTTTCTTGGTAGGGAAAGGGCTTTATCCTTATAGGAGTTATTGAACACCCTAGTTTTGGAGTGTTCAGAATTTATTTGGGGAGATACTGGAGATCACTGCCAGCCACAGCAGTCTTGGCATTTCACCTTTCCTTCCAGATCTCTTTCAGTCCCATTCTCTccccactgcactacagcatTTGCCCCCATACCTAAGTCTTActcttctgcttccctctctCCTGTCAGTTCTCTGCCTGAGGCCCTGCtttatttctcattcctttgtaGGAGAAAAGGGAAGATAATCCCTAAGCCAGGGGCTTACGTTCTCTGTGTGGTGTTCTTCCTCATTACATATGGGATTTCTTGAGTGGGACTGTTTTCTTCTATGTGTCTCTCACTATTTTGCATGATGTTTTGCACACTGGGGTGCATGGTGGATTTGTGTTGAATAATGTTAACTGAATGAGCTTCATTACCAAGAACCTATGACTTCTGAGATTTGCTGCACAGCCTCCTACCTTCTGTAGAGGACGTGAGACATTGGGGATGGTAACATGGGTAAAGCTGAGAGGAAGGTTGGCCCCAGGAGATGGCCCGTGAGGATAAAACTGAGGGAGAGTAGGACAGAGGCAGTATATAAGCATGGTAAGAATGTGGTTCTGGAAAGAAGCCTAGCTCTTTCATTCTTCACCTGCAGAATGACTTTGGCCAAGTCACCTagcctctctgggtctcaatttcctcatctgtaaaatgggggtaatcaGAGTACCCTCTATGTCAGGTTTTGGGGAGGAGTAAAAGAAATGCTTGTAAAATAATACAGTGCCTGGTATGTAACAAATATTCACGAAATGCTAGCAATTGCCACTACCACAGTGGGAGCCACAGGGAGCTGTGAGGATAAGCAGGGATGTCGAGGGATGGGGCAGAACTTGACAGAAGGCAGACAGACCTCCAAATTCTTGACTCAGAGTGATCACTGATCCAGCGAGACGTCAGAATCCAGAGGAGTGTAGGCAAGGAGTCAGCAGGGTGGGCCTGTGCCAGTGTCGCCCCGACTCTGTTCAGTAACATGAAGGCAAACACAGAAGGGCATGTGCGGAGACACACGTGATCACGCTAGTGATGCAGAGGCAGACCCAGACAAAAGACCGAGACAGGAGCTaggcagacacacagacagagacAGCCCCGCGGAGTCATGTAGACAGGGATAATGACAGGAACGCGTCAGACACAGGCACAGAGGGAGACAAGATGAGCAGATATGCAGGTGCACACGGAGACAGACACCGGGACCCACGCACAGCCGACCGTGTCAGACAGACTGGTGAACACAGCGCCCAGTCAGAGGCAGACACAAGGCCTGCAGTGACACATAGCGGGCCGGGGCCGGCACCGTCACTCCTcggtggggggcggggaggggccggCAGCCAGGGGAAGGCTGGGGAAGGGAATCCCGGGCGGGCGGCCTGCCCGGGTGGCTGAGTCACAGCGGATCCTCAGCCGGCGGCCCTCCCCTccgcctccccctcccccaggtaAGAAGCGAGCCTGTAACCCCTCGCTTCCACCAGGCGTGCTGAGAACGGGCAGGGAGCGGGTTGCGACCAATGTCCTGGACCGCCCCACCTCGACGCGCGCGCAGCATGCCCACTGATTGTCGGCTCGGTAAAACACTATTTGTGGGCTCTTGTCTCTGGCCGTCACGTGAGTTTGCGTGCGCACTTCAGGCCTCTTACCACGCGTCCCGCGCGGCTGCGGCGCTGCGCGGAGGGGCTCCTCGGCTCAAGCCCAGAGAGAGTTAAGTGGGTGTGATTGATGGAGTATTTCTCTCTTGGGGCTCCAGCGGGGGCGGGGATGTAGGGGGTCGGTTAAAGTCCCGAGTCCAGGGCCCGGATGGAGGGGGCGGAGCTGGGCTTTGCCGGGAGTGCCCGGATGGAGGGGGTGTGGCCTCGGCGGGAGCGGAATTAACCCTTTCAGAGCCGCTGGCTCTCAAGGTTGTGGGTCGGGTCGGGAGAGGCTGGAATGTCTGCCTCAGAAGTATATCAGCCTCCCAGCCTGGCTCTGGCCGCGTGCGTCTACCTCTCGCCTGTCTCCGAGGAGTCTGTGGGTGTCAGTCTTTGTGCCTGTCCGTGGTCCCCTCCCCTTGGTTAGTATGGACACCGGGAGTCAGGGAGGGTTATTCTTGACCCAGAGCGAGAGTGGAGGTGAGAGTGGAGCGCGAGCCGGCGGCGGCTGGGGAACAGGTGCAAGCGCCGCGTCGGGGCTGCCCGGCACGGGGAGGGGCCATCGTGGGGGAAGACGAGAGGGGAAATTCCGCGGGACCGGTGGTGAGCCGGTGTGTGGGCTGAGGAGTTGTGTCTGCCTCtgactgtgtgtctgtgtgtgttcagGGAGGCGGGGGCTGAGTCAGTGGGAAGAGGGGAAGGTTTTCTGGGTGACTCACGCTCCCCCACCCCAAACCTGAATCAGAGCCCGAGGGAGGGCTTTGTACGGGGGGCGAGTGAGGAGTCCAGCGCCTGTGTCCCGGGTGCGGACAAGGATCCGAGGTTGCTGGCCAGAATGAGTGTGTGTTTAGTGTACAGGAAGTTTTGTTTTCAAGTGAGGGCTTTGTATTCTTGGGTGCCGGCGTGGGGCTTTGTGGATAAAGGTGGAAGAGCAGGGGGCTGGAGGGACAGCACTCACTGACTTAGGGAAAGCTGAGTCAGTTCCCCGTGGGAAAGGGGAAGTGGCAGAGGGGAAGTGTCATCATCGCCGAAGGGGAAGCTGCCTTTCCTGGTAACTGGCGGCGCTCTTGGGACCACTTCCCAAGCAGGCATCTGCTCCTCTGTTGTCTGGTTCCCCGGCTCCCCCACCACGTCTGGTCCTTGGGTCTCCTCCCCGCCCCTGCCTCGGTACTCGGGTGGGGGCAGTCTGGGAGTGCCATACTTGACCACAGTTCAGCGCTGTACCTGGCTTGGTTACTGATGGAAAGGATGCTGTCTCTAGTGAGGAGAGAGTTCTGACAGTAATACCACGTGAACCGCGGAGAGGGTCCGCGGGGCCCAAGCGCCCACAAGGGCTCGGCGGGAGAGTGGCACGCAGGGACCTGTAGGGTCCAAGAGCTTCCATGCAAACAAACTACCTTACCCCTTCGGGAAGGAAGGTTCTTTTCACGAGAAACCCGTCTGCCCTTGTGGGCTGGGTGGAAATTTCCCCACAGCGCAGACTTCTCTCAGCGAAGGCGAACTTTCCAGCCACCCCCAACCCTTCGTCGCGCACTCTCCCCCGGCTTCCTGCCCGGCGCTTGCTCCAGCTGGAGCActggccccgcccccgccgcttTGTACTCGACACTCGGCTCTCGATGCTCTTTGTACTCTAGACTCTCAATGGACCGATCCCGGGAGCCGAGCCGGCTCCCTACCTGCGGGGACGCTGGGTAGGCGCGGAGGAGGCGCGGGGTCGCAGCTCCTGGGCTTAGAGGGGCAAGAAGGAAGAGCTGGGACTAAAGGGAAGGTGCCCAGGGGAGGAGAGCGCTGTGCCAGTCGGGGGTCCAGCCGGCACCAAAGCGaaggggtggggggggggcgtGAAGGAGGAAGTGAAACGGGTTCTGGGTTCTTTAAGGGAGTGGGCGGTGAGAGTGGGACAAGAGTGATGTCACTGCCTGTCGGGCCCCGCCCTCATCCCTCCCTCAGGACCCCCCCCCCGTACATTTTACACACACCGCTTCCGCTGCGCAAGTAGCCACGTCACGGGCAACCCCCGAAATCCCCCCCTCCCTTGGGGGGCGGGGGCCACGTGGGCCGTGGGGAACCGCGTGGCCCCGGCGGGGAAGGGCAGAGAGGATACGCGAGCCACGAGAGAGGGGCCACTCGGGACCGCGGTGCGCGACTTCTCGGAAGTTGGGGGACTAAAAGGGGGTCTGATTTTGGGGGTCGGTCGGTATTGAAGACCCAGAAAGCCAGGGGAAGTAGAGGACCTGGAGCAACTGGATATGAGCCTGAGGGCTTGACCAAGGTTTGGGTCGGGGTCAGGCGTTGGGGGTAGAGCGCCCTGATAGCGGCGTGGACGGGTTTGGGTGCCGTGGAAGTCGCTGTGGCTGGCCAGCCCTAAGCAGTTATTAGGGGCGCTCGGGGTAGGGAGGTCTGTCACTGGGCGAGGTAAAGTGAGGAAGGGGAGGGACGTCTTTTTTGCGTTCTGCATCCGTCTGCCGTCCGTCGGTCTTgcggtggccgggcgcggtgctaCTCGAGCGGCCTGGCCACGCGTGGCCACCGGCGGCTCTGGGTGCGTGAGGCTTGCGGGTAGCGCCAGCCCCCACGCCGGCCGGGGCGTGCGACTCACCGGCCTCATCCGCATGCGTCTTGTCCTGGCTGCCTTCTGGCCCTGACGGCCGGAGTGTCAGATCCTAGATGGGGACCCAAGGTGGGAGCCGCGGGGTCACATCGGGGTCACCCCGGGCTGAGCCCGTCTGACCGGCTCCGGCGCCCCTCCTCCCCGGGCCACCGCTGCCGGGCTCACCTCGCTCCCATTGGTTCCGGCCAGGCTGTTACTGAGGCGGAGACACGGGTGATGATTGGCTTTCTGGGGAGAGAGGAAGTCCTGTGATTGGCCAGATCTCTGGAGCTTGCCGACGCGGTGTGAGGACGCTCCCACGGAGGCCGGGTAAGCGGCCGCTGCGTTGCGGGTCGGCCGGGTGACTCCGGACTGGAAGCCTAGCAGCGAAGCTACCCCGTCCCTCTGACCGGCCTTTTGGTTCCCTGCCACACACGTCCCGGCTCCCAGCCACACTCCTGGGCCTCTAGGGACTGGTTGGGCTGGGTGGGCCTCCCTTTGGGGAAAGCTAAGGCCGGGCCCTTTACACAAATGACAGATTGGTGGATGCCACAGTCCACCCATCCCAGCCCCTGGGTCTTGACTATGTGCTGGCCAGCTCGTCtcactccttttcctcctctctgtaGAATTGGCTGTGAAAGGACCCAGGAAGCCATCTGGGGGTAGCGGGCACTCTTATCAAAGCGGCTGGAGCCGGACCATCGTCCCAGAGAACTGGGGCAGGGGGCCGTGCCCAATCTCCAGGGCTCCTGGGGCCACTGCTGACCTGGTAAGGGAAAATCTGGGACTGAGCTGGCTGGATGTACACTGGCAGCTCTGGTTTTGCCTGCAGTAAGAGCGTAATTTCTTATCCCCAACTCAGGCTGGATGCATCGGGCAGTGGACCCTCCAGGGGCCCGCGCTGCACGGGAAGCCTTTGCCCTTGGGGGCCTGAGCTGTGCTGGGGCCTGGAGCTCCTGCCCGCCTCATCCCCCTCCTCGTAGCGCATGGCTGCCTGGAGGCAGGTGAGAATTTGGGGCCCTCTGTCTCCAGGCACACCTCTTTCCATTTCTGTACCCCTCAATCTGTGCCATTCTCCCTGGGTTCCTGTCATTCTGTGGGTTTCTGTGCATCAGCCCCCTCGTGCCTAGGTAGGACAAGATTGCTCCTTCTTGCTGTACATAACAGACTCCTTCTCTCTCCAGATGCTCAGCCAGCATTGGGCAGCCCCCGCTTGCTGCTCCCCTACCCCCTTCACATGGCAGTAGTTCTGGGCACCCCAACAAACCATATTATGCTCCAGGGTGAGTGGATATTTGAAGGTTCTGGGGGTGGGAGGTAAGGCTGGGGCCTTGAAAGAGTCCCCTTAAGCCCAAACCCaacccacacccccaccccttcTGCTCTGTAGGGCGCCCACTCCAAGACCCCTCCATGGGAAGCTGGAATCCCTGCATGGCTGTGTGCAGGCACTGCTCCGGGAGCCAGCCCAGCCAGGGCTTTGGGAACAACTTGGGCAACTGTACGAGTCAGAGCATGATAGTGAGGAGGCCACACGCTGCTACCACAGCGCCCTTCGATACGGAGGAAGCTTCGCTGAGCTGGGACCCCGCATTGGCCGACTGCAGCAGGTACGAGGAGGCAGGGCATGGGGGACAGGATTGTACAATTGTGCCTTCTGGCTCAGTGCCCCGCCTGACATGTGTTCCTGCCCtgtgtccccccacccccaggcccagctctggAACTTTCATACTGGCTCCTGCCAGCACCGAGCCAAGGTTCTGCCCCCACTGGAGCAAGTGTGGAACTTGCTACACCTTGAGGTGAGGCTGGCACTGGATGGGTTAGGGAGGAAGGCCAGGCTGTGCCTGCACCCGtgccattttctcttctctctttttgttctcAGCACAAGCGGAACTATGGAGCCAAGCGGGGAGGTCCCCCGGTGAAGCGAGCTGCCGAACCCCCAGTGGTGCAGCCTGTGCCTCCTGCAGCACTCTCAGGCCCCTCAGGGGAGGAGGGCCTCAGCCCTGGAGGCAAGCGAAGGAGAGGCTGCAACTCTGAACAGGTGTGGGTATAGGGGGGCCAGCAGGCAGTAAGTAGGCAGGACTTGGGCAAGGAACGGGATTCTCACACTCTCTTCTCTCCTAGACTGGCCTTCCCCCAGGACTGCCACTGCctccaccaccattaccaccaccaccaccgccaccaccacccctgCCTGGTCTGGCCACCAGTCCCccatttcagctaaccaagccaGGGCTGTGGAGTACCCTGCATGGAGATGCCTGGGGCCCAGAGCGCAAGGGTTCAGCACCCCCAGAGCGTCAGGTGAGCCCCTGCCTGTTGCCTTTCACCTCTCACCTGCAAGTGCCATGCTCTCTATTCTTCACCCTACATCCCCGTTTATCTCCTATAGGAGCAGCGGCACTCGCTGCCTCACCCATATCCATACCCAGCTCCAGCGTACACCACGCATCCCCCTGGCCACCGGCTGGTCCCGGCTGCTCCCCCAGGCCCGGGCCCCCGCCCCCCAGGAGCAGAGAGCCATGGCTGCCTGCCTGCCACCCGTCCCCCCGGAAGTGACCTTAGAGAGAGCAGAGTTCAGAGGTCGCGGATGGACTCCAGCGTTTCACCAGCAGCAACCACCGCCTGCGTGCCTTACGCCCCTTCCCGGCCCCCTGGCCTCCCcggcaccaccaccaccagcagcagtagcagcagcagcaacaccGGTCTCCGGGGCGTGGAGCCAAACCCAGGCATTGTGAGTGACAACTGCGGGTGAAGGGGGGCATGGGTGGAGCCTGTCTTGAGGTGGCCCGAGCAATGCTCTGACCACCCGCTTCTACACTTGCAGCCCGGCGCTGACCATTACCAAACTCCCGCGCTGGAGGTCTCCCACCAGGGCCGCCTGGGGCCCTCGGTGCACAGCAGTCGGAAACCGTTCTTGGGGGCTCCCGCTGCCACTCCCCACCTATCCCTGCCACCTGGACCTTCCTCACCCCCTCCACCCCCCTGTCCCCGCCTCTTAcgccccccaccaccccctgccTGGTTGAAGGGTCCGGCCTGCCGGGCAGCCCGAGAGGATGGAGAGATCTTAGAGGAGCTCTTCTTTGGGACTGAGGGACCCCCCCGCCCTGccccaccacccctcccccatcgCGAGGGCTTCTTGGGGCCTCCAGCCTCCCGCTTTTCTGTGGGCACTCAGGATTCTCACACCCCTCCCACTCCCCCAGCCCCAACCACCAGCAGTAGCAACAGCAACAATGGCAGCCACAGCAGCAGCCCTGCTGGGCCTGTGTCCTTTCCCCCACCACCCTATCTGGCCAGAAGTATAGACTCCCTTCCCCGGCCTCCCAGCCCAGCACAGAACCCCCAGGACCCACCTCTTGTACCCCTGACTCTTGCCCTGCCTccagcccctccttcctcctgccaccAAAATACCTCAGGAAGCTTCAGGCGCCCGGAGAGCCCCCGGCCCAGGGTCTCCTTCCCAAAGACCCCCGAGGTGGGGCCGGGGCCACCCCCAGGCCCCCTGAGTAAAGCCCCCCAGCCTGTGCCGCCCGGGGTTGGGGAGCTGCCTGCCCGAGGCCCGCGACTCTTTGATTTTCCCCCTACTCCGCTGGAGGACCAGTTTGAGGAGCCAGCCGAATTCAAGATCCTACCTGATGggctggccaacatcatgaagaTGCTGGATGAATCCATTCGCAAGGAAGAGGAACAGCAACAACATGAAGCAGGCGTGGCCCCCCCGCCCCCGCTGAAGGAGCCCTTTGCATCTCTGCAGCCTCCTTTCCCCACCGACACAGCCCCCACCACTACTGCTCCTGCTGCCgccgtcaccaccaccaccaccaccaccaccacggccacccaggaagaggagaagaagccACCACCAGCCCTACCACCACCACCGCCTCTAGCCAAGTTCCCTCCACCCCCTCAGgcacagccaccaccaccaccacccgcCAACCCGGCCAGCCTGCTCAAATCCTTGGCCTCCGTGCTGGAGGGACAAAAGTACTGTTATCGGGGGACTGGAGCAGCTGTTTCCACCCGGCCTGGGCCCTTGCCCACCACTCAGTATTCCCCTGGCCCCCCATCAGGTGCTACCGCCCCGCCGCCCACCTCAGTGGCCCCTAGCGCCCAGGGCTCCCCACAGCCCCCTGCTTCCTCGTCATCTCAGTTCTCTACCTCAGGCGGGCCCTGGGCCCGGGAGCGCAGGGCGGGCGAAGAGCCAGTCCCGGGCCCCACGACCCCCACCCAGccgcccccacccctgcctctgccccctgCTCGCTCTGAGTCTGAGGTGCTAGAAGAGATCAGTCGGGCTTGCGAGACCCTTGTGGAGCGGGTGGGCCGGAGTGCCGCTGACCCAGCCGACCCAGTGGACACAGCAGAGCCAGCGGACAGTGGGACTGAGCGACTGCTGCCCCCCACACAGGCCAAGGAGGAGGGTGGCGGGGTGGTGGCAGCATCGGTGACAGGCAGCTGTAAGCGGCGACAGAAGGAGCACCAGAAGGAGCACCGGCGGCACAGGCGGGCCTGTAAAGACAGTGTGGGTCGGCGGCCCCGTGAGGGCAGGGCAAAGGCCAAGACCAAGGCCCCCAAAGAAAAGAGCCGACGGGTGCTGGGGAACCTGGACCTGCAGAGTGAGGAGATCCAGGGGCGCGAGAAGTCCCGGCCCGATCTTGGTGGGGCCTCCAAGGTGAAGCCACCCACAGCTCCAGCCCCTCCACCAGCTCCTGCACCTTCTGCCCAGCCCACACCCCCGTCAGCCTCCGTCCCCGGAAAGAAGGCTCGGGAGGAAGCTCCAGGGCCACCGGGCGTCAGCCGGGCTGACATGCTGAAGCTGCGCTCACTTAGTGAGGGGCCCCCCAAGGAGCTGAAGATCCGGCTCATCAAGGTAGAGAGTGGTGACAAGGAGACCTTTATCGCCTCTGAGGTTGAAGAGCGGCGGCTGCGCATGGCAGACCTCACCATCAGCCACTGTGCTGCTGATGTTGTGCGCGCCAGCAAGTGAGTTGGCTGCTCGTGTGGCCCAGGGACAGGCTCTCTTCCCCCATCACCCTGATGTTTGTGTCTTCATTCCACTGTCCTCCCACAGGAATGCCAAGGTGAAAGGGAAGTTTCGAGAGTCCTACCTTTCCCCTGCCCAGTCTGTGAAACCGAAGATCAACACTGAGGAGAAGCTGCCCCGGGAAAAACTCAACCCCCCTACTCCCAGCATCTATGTATGTGTGCCACTTGGCCTCAGAACCACCCCTGCCAGAGGGTTCTAAGACAGTGTTGGGGACTGCTGGGGTGCTCTGAGCCTGGGCCAGGGCTCTGACCCCAGCTCTCCTGGTCATGTCTCAGCTGGAGAGCAAACGGGACGCCTTCTCACCTGTCCTGCTGCAGTTCTGTACAGACCCTCGAAATCCCATCACAGTGATCCGGGGCCTGGCGGGCTCCCTGCGGCTCAGTGAGTATGGAGGGCAGAAAGTGTCAGGGAGGGCTGCACGGGTCTGGGGCATGTAGGACCCTCTGAGAAATCCCACACTTGAAGAGTCAGGACAGTGGCTTTGAGGAGTCCACTGAGTGATGGGTCAACTGGCATTGGACTCTTCTCCCATCTGTCTCCAGCATTTGGCAAGGGGGAGGGGGCCATAGTCAGGGCCTGATGagtcatttctgaattttttgtgATTAAGGATGAGAAGAATACAGATTTTAGAAAAACCCTGAAGACCTGTGATTTTGGGGCTCTCTCTCAGTCTTTTGTTGTGCAAAATTTCAAACACATACAAAATTAGAGGAAGCTGTATAGAAATACAAAGGTCAATCTTGTCTCCTTTATACCTGTATGTCCTCCCTTCCCCACTCTGAGTTATTTGAAGCACATTTCAGGCTTTCACTTGACTGCATCTTTAATTGGATCCAATGGTAGCTCAAAGAAGCTGCTGTTTTGACTAGAAAGACtccaaatggggaaaaaaagaagctgccattgagcacctactatgtgtcaggtgcGGTGCACATGGCCACGCGCACACCTGGGAACACTGGTTGAGGGGCTGAGTCCTTGAGCAGCTGCAGGAGAAAGAgggctggtgaggatgcagataGAGGCCAGCACGCCCAGCTTCCTGTGGGGCTAGGGTTCCTGCCTATTTCTCCTGGACTGAGCTCTACTAAGCCTATGACCACCCTGTCAGAGCCCAGAGGAGTAGGAAGGGAAAGGGTCGGTTGGGTCCTTGGTCCTTatcctctgcctctgccccaaCACCCTTGCTTGGCCCTCCCTTCCAGACTTGGGCCTCTTCTCCACCAAGACCCTGGTGGAAGCGAGTGGCGAGCACACCGTGGAAGTTCGCACCCAGGTGCAGCAGCCCTCAGATGAGAACTGGGATCTGACAGGCACTCGGCAGATCTGGCCCTGTGAGAGCTCCCGTTCCCACACCACCATTGCCAAGTACGCACAGTACCAGGCCTCATCCTTCCAGGAGTCTCTGCAGGTGAGACGACAATGTGGCAGAGGCAGGTCCTGGGACGGGGCTGCGGTGGGAGGGCTCTCGAAAGGTGTCTGACCCAGGTCTGCCTACCCTCTGGctgagcaggaggagaaggagagtgAGGATGAGGAGTCAGAGGAGCCGGACAGCACCACAGGAACCCCTCCTAGGTACCGTACAGGTGTGCCCCTTCCCTTTctgcttccttcccctccctctggtCTCCACCAACCTGTGCTCTTCGCCCCAGCAGCAGCACACCAGACCCGAAGAACCATCACATCATCAAGTTTGGCACCAACATCGACCTGTCTGATGCCAAGCGGTCAGTGGGGCTGAGGCCAGGGAAGTTGGGCCAGGAGTGCTGCTGGGACCTCGTGGCGGGGGCGGGGTATAGCTTCTCTCTTGTCGCACTTTCACGCCGCAGGTGGAAGCCCCAGCTGCAGGAGCTGCTGAAGCTGCCCGCCTTCATGCGGGTAACATCCACGGGCAACATGCTGAGCCACGTGGGCCACACCATCCTGGGCATGAACACGGTGCAGCTGTACATGAAGGTGCCGGGCAGCCGAACGCCAGGTGCGCTCCAAGCCTGTGCGCGCCGCTGCGGGAAGCGCTAGAGGAGGGGCTGGGCGCTCAGCTGTCAGCCAATGAGGGCAGAGGGCGGGGCTGTCGGGGATCGCAGCTCCGACCTGGCCAGCCATGCTGTTCTCTGTCGACCCCTGCAGGCCACCAGGAGAATAACAACTTCTGCTCCGTCAACATCAACATTGGTCCAGGCGACTGCGAGTGGTTCGCGGTGCACGAGC encodes:
- the KDM6B gene encoding lysine-specific demethylase 6B, with protein sequence MHRAVDPPGARAAREAFALGGLSCAGAWSSCPPHPPPRSAWLPGGRCSASIGQPPLAAPLPPSHGSSSGHPNKPYYAPGAPTPRPLHGKLESLHGCVQALLREPAQPGLWEQLGQLYESEHDSEEATRCYHSALRYGGSFAELGPRIGRLQQAQLWNFHTGSCQHRAKVLPPLEQVWNLLHLEHKRNYGAKRGGPPVKRAAEPPVVQPVPPAALSGPSGEEGLSPGGKRRRGCNSEQTGLPPGLPLPPPPLPPPPPPPPPLPGLATSPPFQLTKPGLWSTLHGDAWGPERKGSAPPERQEQRHSLPHPYPYPAPAYTTHPPGHRLVPAAPPGPGPRPPGAESHGCLPATRPPGSDLRESRVQRSRMDSSVSPAATTACVPYAPSRPPGLPGTTTTSSSSSSSNTGLRGVEPNPGIPGADHYQTPALEVSHQGRLGPSVHSSRKPFLGAPAATPHLSLPPGPSSPPPPPCPRLLRPPPPPAWLKGPACRAAREDGEILEELFFGTEGPPRPAPPPLPHREGFLGPPASRFSVGTQDSHTPPTPPAPTTSSSNSNNGSHSSSPAGPVSFPPPPYLARSIDSLPRPPSPAQNPQDPPLVPLTLALPPAPPSSCHQNTSGSFRRPESPRPRVSFPKTPEVGPGPPPGPLSKAPQPVPPGVGELPARGPRLFDFPPTPLEDQFEEPAEFKILPDGLANIMKMLDESIRKEEEQQQHEAGVAPPPPLKEPFASLQPPFPTDTAPTTTAPAAAVTTTTTTTTTATQEEEKKPPPALPPPPPLAKFPPPPQAQPPPPPPANPASLLKSLASVLEGQKYCYRGTGAAVSTRPGPLPTTQYSPGPPSGATAPPPTSVAPSAQGSPQPPASSSSQFSTSGGPWARERRAGEEPVPGPTTPTQPPPPLPLPPARSESEVLEEISRACETLVERVGRSAADPADPVDTAEPADSGTERLLPPTQAKEEGGGVVAASVTGSCKRRQKEHQKEHRRHRRACKDSVGRRPREGRAKAKTKAPKEKSRRVLGNLDLQSEEIQGREKSRPDLGGASKVKPPTAPAPPPAPAPSAQPTPPSASVPGKKAREEAPGPPGVSRADMLKLRSLSEGPPKELKIRLIKVESGDKETFIASEVEERRLRMADLTISHCAADVVRASKNAKVKGKFRESYLSPAQSVKPKINTEEKLPREKLNPPTPSIYLESKRDAFSPVLLQFCTDPRNPITVIRGLAGSLRLNLGLFSTKTLVEASGEHTVEVRTQVQQPSDENWDLTGTRQIWPCESSRSHTTIAKYAQYQASSFQESLQEEKESEDEESEEPDSTTGTPPSSTPDPKNHHIIKFGTNIDLSDAKRWKPQLQELLKLPAFMRVTSTGNMLSHVGHTILGMNTVQLYMKVPGSRTPGHQENNNFCSVNINIGPGDCEWFAVHEHYWETISAFCDRHGVDYLTGSWWPILDDLYASNIPVYRFVQRPGDLVWINAGTVHWVQATGWCNNIAWNVGPLTAYQYQLALERYEWNEVKNVKSIVPMIHVSWNVARTVKISDPDLFKMIKFCLLQSMKHCQVQRESLVRAGKKIAYQGRVKDEPAYYCNECDVEVFNILFVTSENGSRNTYLVHCEGCARRRSAGLQGVVVLEQYRTEELAQAYDAFTLAPASTSR